In the genome of Mycobacterium kansasii ATCC 12478, one region contains:
- a CDS encoding MarR family transcriptional regulator: MMSTENATAAEESVDAITDSLLTASRLLVAISAHSIAQIDETITIPQFRTLVILSNRGPINLATLATLLGVQPSATGRMVDRLVSAGMIDRQPHPNSRRELLAVLTKRGRDLVRRVTALRRAEIARIVEQMPQAERRGLVRALTAFTAAGGEPDAHVEMEL; this comes from the coding sequence ATGATGTCCACGGAAAACGCGACGGCAGCTGAGGAGTCGGTGGATGCGATCACCGATTCGCTACTGACGGCATCCCGGTTGCTGGTAGCCATCTCGGCTCATTCCATCGCACAGATCGACGAGACGATCACCATCCCGCAGTTCCGGACCCTGGTCATTCTGTCCAATCGAGGGCCGATCAACCTGGCCACTTTGGCGACGTTGCTGGGCGTGCAACCGTCGGCGACCGGCCGGATGGTCGACCGGCTGGTCAGCGCGGGGATGATCGACCGTCAGCCGCACCCGAACTCCCGGCGCGAACTGCTCGCCGTGCTGACCAAACGGGGCCGGGATCTGGTTCGCCGGGTCACCGCGCTTCGGCGCGCCGAGATCGCCCGCATCGTGGAGCAGATGCCGCAGGCCGAACGCCGCGGGTTGGTGCGTGCCCTGACGGCGTTTACCGCCGCCGGCGGCGAACCCGACGCGCACGTCGAAATGGAGCTGTAG
- a CDS encoding class I SAM-dependent methyltransferase, translating to MTIDTPISEDATLAATHRAMWALGDYALMAEEVMAPLGPILVAAAGIGPGVRVLDVAAGSGNISLPAAKAGATVVSTDLTPELLQRSQARAAELGLTLEYQEANAQALPFAEGEFDAVISAIGIMFAPDHQCSADELVRVCKPGGTIGVISWTPEGFFGRMLAAIRPYRPSLSAALPPSALWGRENYFRGLLGDRVTDVKTRREPLKVTRFSTAQDVHDYFKTHYGPTIEAYANIGDNAVLAAELDAQLVELAAEYLTDGVMDWEVLIGTAAKI from the coding sequence ATGACTATCGACACACCGATCAGCGAAGACGCGACACTCGCGGCCACGCACCGGGCGATGTGGGCCCTCGGCGACTACGCACTGATGGCCGAGGAGGTGATGGCCCCGCTCGGGCCGATCCTGGTCGCCGCCGCGGGCATCGGGCCGGGCGTGCGGGTGCTCGACGTCGCGGCCGGTTCCGGCAACATCTCGCTGCCGGCGGCCAAGGCCGGCGCCACCGTGGTTTCCACCGATCTCACCCCGGAGCTGCTGCAGCGGTCCCAGGCACGCGCCGCGGAGCTGGGGCTGACCCTCGAGTACCAGGAAGCCAACGCGCAAGCCCTGCCGTTCGCCGAAGGCGAGTTCGACGCCGTGATCTCGGCGATCGGCATCATGTTCGCTCCGGATCACCAGTGCTCGGCCGACGAGTTGGTCCGGGTCTGCAAGCCGGGCGGAACCATCGGCGTGATCAGCTGGACCCCGGAAGGATTCTTCGGCCGGATGCTGGCCGCCATCCGGCCGTACCGGCCGAGCCTGTCGGCGGCGTTGCCCCCGTCGGCCCTGTGGGGCCGGGAAAACTACTTCCGCGGCCTGCTGGGTGATCGAGTCACCGATGTCAAGACCCGTCGCGAGCCGTTGAAGGTCACGCGTTTCAGCACCGCGCAGGACGTCCACGACTACTTCAAGACTCATTACGGCCCGACGATCGAGGCCTATGCCAACATTGGCGACAACGCGGTGCTGGCCGCCGAGCTCGACGCTCAGCTGGTCGAACTCGCCGCGGAGTATCTGACCGACGGCGTCATGGATTGGGAGGTATTGATCGGCACCGCGGCCAAGATCTGA
- the rpe gene encoding ribulose-phosphate 3-epimerase: protein MSLMSCSTGGPMIAPSILAADFARLADEAAAVHGADWLHVDVMDGHFVPNLTIGLPVVESLLAVSRIPMDCHLMIENPDRWAPPYAEAGAHNVTFHAEAADNPVGVARDIRAAGAKAGISVKPGTPLDPYLEILPHFDTLLVMSVEPGFGGQKFIPEVLSKVRTVRKMVDSGELTILIEIDGGVNADTIEQAAEAGVDCFVAGSAVYGADNPATAVEALRQRARAASHHRGR, encoded by the coding sequence CTGTCGCTCATGTCTTGCAGCACGGGGGGGCCGATGATTGCGCCGTCGATCCTGGCTGCCGATTTCGCCCGGCTCGCCGACGAAGCAGCCGCGGTGCACGGCGCCGACTGGCTGCATGTCGACGTGATGGACGGTCACTTCGTGCCGAACCTGACGATCGGCCTGCCGGTGGTGGAAAGCCTGCTGGCGGTAAGCCGCATCCCGATGGATTGTCATCTGATGATCGAGAACCCGGACCGGTGGGCTCCGCCGTACGCCGAAGCCGGCGCCCATAACGTCACGTTTCACGCCGAGGCCGCCGACAATCCGGTCGGGGTGGCCCGCGACATCCGGGCAGCGGGCGCCAAAGCCGGTATCAGCGTGAAGCCGGGGACGCCGCTGGATCCGTATCTGGAGATCCTGCCGCACTTCGATACCCTGCTCGTCATGTCGGTGGAGCCCGGCTTCGGCGGCCAGAAGTTCATTCCCGAGGTGTTGAGCAAGGTGCGGACGGTACGCAAGATGGTCGATTCGGGTGAGTTGACGATCCTGATCGAGATCGACGGCGGCGTTAACGCGGACACCATCGAGCAGGCGGCCGAAGCGGGCGTCGACTGCTTCGTTGCCGGATCGGCGGTGTATGGCGCCGATAACCCGGCTACCGCGGTAGAGGCACTTAGGCAACGGGCCAGGGCCGCGTCACACCACCGTGGCCGGTGA
- a CDS encoding RsmB/NOP family class I SAM-dependent RNA methyltransferase, with amino-acid sequence MTARPQRSRTGERGRRRRPLDPARAAAFDALCAVTSRDAYANLALPALLRERGITGRDAAFATELTYGTCRTRGLLDAVIGAAAGRAPEAIDPVLLDLLRLGTYQLLRTRVGSHAAVSTTVDQAGIEFDSARAGFVNGVLRTIAGRDERSWVDELAPDPRSDPIGHAAFVHAHPRWIAQAFADALGTAAAELEAVLASDDERPHVHLAARPGVLTAAELAAAVGGTVGRYSPYAVYLPGGDPARLAPVRDGQALVQDEGSQLVARALTLAPVDDDRGRWLDLCAGPGGKTALLAGLGGQSGARVTAVEPSPQRAGMVRANTAGLPVAVVQADGRHSGLDPGFDRVLVDVPCTGLGALRRRPEARWRRQPADVPALAKLQRELLAAAIALVRPGGVVLYATCSPHLAETVGVLADALRRHPVAALDTRPLFEPVTEGLGDGPYVQLWPHRHGTDAMFAGALQRLA; translated from the coding sequence ATGACCGCCAGGCCCCAACGTTCCCGAACCGGCGAACGAGGCCGTCGCCGCCGGCCACTGGACCCGGCACGCGCCGCGGCATTCGACGCACTGTGCGCGGTAACCAGCCGGGACGCCTACGCAAACCTGGCCCTGCCCGCGCTGCTACGGGAACGCGGCATCACCGGACGCGACGCTGCCTTCGCCACCGAGCTGACCTACGGCACCTGCCGGACCAGGGGCCTGCTCGACGCGGTCATCGGTGCGGCAGCGGGACGGGCACCGGAGGCGATCGACCCGGTCCTGCTCGACCTGCTCCGGCTGGGCACCTATCAGCTGCTGCGCACCCGAGTCGGCAGCCACGCCGCGGTGTCTACCACGGTCGACCAGGCGGGCATCGAATTCGATTCTGCCCGAGCAGGATTCGTCAACGGTGTGCTGCGAACCATCGCCGGCCGTGACGAGCGGAGCTGGGTGGACGAGCTGGCTCCCGACCCGCGTAGCGACCCGATCGGACATGCGGCCTTCGTGCATGCCCACCCACGGTGGATCGCTCAGGCATTCGCCGACGCCCTGGGCACAGCGGCCGCGGAGCTCGAAGCGGTGCTGGCCAGTGATGACGAACGCCCGCACGTGCACCTGGCGGCTCGCCCCGGGGTACTGACCGCCGCCGAACTCGCCGCCGCAGTGGGCGGCACCGTCGGCCGGTACTCGCCGTACGCGGTGTACCTGCCCGGCGGTGACCCCGCGCGGTTGGCGCCGGTGCGCGACGGTCAAGCCCTGGTCCAGGACGAGGGCAGCCAGCTGGTGGCGCGGGCGCTGACGCTGGCTCCCGTCGACGACGACCGCGGCCGGTGGCTCGATCTGTGCGCCGGACCGGGCGGCAAGACCGCGTTGCTGGCCGGCCTGGGCGGGCAATCAGGGGCCCGGGTGACTGCTGTTGAGCCGTCACCGCAGCGCGCGGGGATGGTGAGGGCCAACACCGCCGGGCTGCCGGTCGCGGTAGTGCAGGCCGACGGTCGCCACAGCGGGCTGGACCCCGGCTTCGACCGGGTGCTGGTCGATGTCCCGTGCACCGGGCTGGGCGCATTGCGCCGCCGTCCGGAGGCGCGCTGGCGGCGTCAACCGGCCGACGTGCCCGCGCTGGCCAAGCTGCAACGTGAGCTGCTGGCTGCCGCGATTGCGCTGGTCCGGCCGGGTGGCGTGGTGCTCTACGCGACCTGCTCACCGCACCTCGCCGAAACCGTGGGGGTGCTGGCCGACGCCCTGCGCCGGCATCCGGTGGCCGCGCTGGACACCCGGCCGTTGTTCGAACCCGTCACCGAAGGGCTCGGTGACGGACCGTACGTTCAGCTGTGGCCACACCGGCACGGCACCGACGCGATGTTCGCTGGCGCGCTGCAACGGCTCGCGTGA
- the fmt gene encoding methionyl-tRNA formyltransferase — protein sequence MRIVFAGTPEPALPALRRLIDSPRHDVVAVLTRPDAASGRRGRPEPSPVAREALDRGIPVLRPSRPNSPEFVAELSKLAPQCCAVVAYGALLGDALLAIPPYGWVNLHFSLLPAWRGAAPVQAAIAAGDTITGATTFQIEPSLDSGPVYGVVTEAIRPTDTAGDLLERLAVSGAALLSATLDGIADQTLTPRPQPADGVSLAPKITVEQARVRWELPAAVVERRIRAVTPNPGAWTLIGDLRVKLGPVQLDGAPRPPELLPPGAIHVDRTTVWIGTGSEPVRLGQIQPPGKKPMQAADWARGARLDPGARAS from the coding sequence GTGCGCATCGTTTTCGCGGGCACGCCCGAACCCGCGCTGCCGGCACTGCGTCGCCTCATCGACTCGCCCCGTCACGATGTGGTCGCAGTGCTGACCCGGCCGGACGCCGCATCCGGGCGGCGAGGCAGGCCGGAGCCGTCGCCGGTGGCCCGCGAGGCACTCGATCGCGGCATACCGGTGCTGAGGCCGTCACGGCCCAACTCGCCGGAGTTTGTCGCTGAACTGTCGAAGCTGGCGCCCCAGTGCTGCGCGGTGGTCGCCTACGGGGCGCTCCTGGGCGACGCGCTGCTGGCGATTCCCCCGTACGGGTGGGTGAACCTGCACTTTTCGCTGCTGCCCGCCTGGCGCGGCGCGGCGCCGGTGCAGGCCGCGATTGCCGCCGGGGACACCATCACCGGGGCCACGACGTTCCAGATTGAGCCGAGCCTGGATTCCGGCCCCGTCTACGGGGTGGTCACCGAAGCCATTCGGCCCACCGATACTGCGGGTGATCTGCTTGAGCGCCTTGCCGTTTCGGGTGCAGCCCTGCTGTCTGCCACGCTGGACGGCATTGCCGACCAGACGCTGACACCGCGACCACAGCCGGCCGACGGAGTCAGCCTGGCACCGAAGATCACCGTGGAGCAGGCGCGGGTGCGCTGGGAACTTCCGGCGGCGGTCGTCGAACGCCGAATCCGCGCCGTCACCCCCAACCCCGGCGCCTGGACCCTCATCGGCGACCTGCGGGTCAAGCTCGGACCGGTACAGCTCGACGGCGCACCGAGACCTCCGGAACTGTTGCCGCCCGGCGCTATTCACGTAGACCGCACGACCGTCTGGATCGGCACCGGCTCCGAACCGGTGCGGCTGGGACAGATTCAGCCACCGGGCAAGAAGCCGATGCAGGCGGCCGACTGGGCGCGCGGGGCCCGGCTCGACCCCGGCGCGCGGGCCTCATGA
- a CDS encoding lysoplasmalogenase encodes MQVPYASRLVAGAWVVAGWAGLAYGVYLTVIAMSRPPGTELTGHWILQPPFKASMAVLLALAAIAHPIARERRWLVPALLFSAAGDWLLAIPWWTPSFVFGLGSFLLAHLCFLGAMLPLALGRAPSRARLAPVVLMCVGAISLLVWFWPHLGQEKLTVPVTVYMLALTAMVCTAFLARLPTIWTAVGALSFAVSDSMIAISRFILGNEALAVPIWWSYAAAEILITAGFFFGREIPAGAAEPADR; translated from the coding sequence ATGCAGGTACCGTACGCATCGCGTCTGGTGGCCGGCGCTTGGGTGGTGGCCGGGTGGGCGGGTCTGGCTTACGGCGTGTACTTGACCGTGATCGCGATGAGCCGCCCGCCGGGCACCGAGTTGACCGGACACTGGATTCTGCAGCCGCCGTTCAAGGCGTCGATGGCGGTGCTGCTGGCTCTGGCGGCGATTGCGCACCCGATTGCGCGCGAGCGGCGGTGGCTGGTGCCGGCGCTGCTGTTCTCTGCCGCCGGTGACTGGCTGTTGGCCATCCCTTGGTGGACACCGTCATTCGTCTTCGGACTCGGCTCATTCCTGTTGGCGCACCTGTGTTTTCTGGGCGCAATGCTGCCCCTGGCGCTGGGGCGGGCACCGTCGCGTGCGCGCCTGGCCCCGGTGGTGCTGATGTGTGTGGGGGCGATATCGCTGTTGGTCTGGTTCTGGCCGCACCTGGGCCAGGAGAAGCTGACGGTTCCGGTGACCGTCTACATGCTGGCGCTGACGGCGATGGTGTGCACCGCTTTCTTGGCGCGCCTTCCGACGATCTGGACGGCCGTCGGGGCGCTGAGTTTCGCGGTATCGGATTCGATGATCGCCATCAGCCGATTCATCTTGGGCAACGAAGCGCTGGCGGTCCCAATCTGGTGGTCCTACGCCGCCGCCGAAATTCTGATCACCGCCGGGTTCTTCTTCGGGCGGGAAATCCCGGCCGGCGCTGCTGAGCCCGCAGACCGCTAG
- a CDS encoding primosomal protein N' — protein MSRGSDGTPIQVEPIARILPMLSVPHLDREFDYLVSAEQSDDAQPGVRVRVRFHGRLVDGFVLERRNDTDHQGKLGWLDRVVSAEPVLTPEIRRLVDAVAARYAGTRADVLRLAIPARHARVEREPGLIADRPDVDPVDPAGWQVYGRGGQFLAALAQARAARAVWQVLPGERWADRFAEAAAQTVRAGRAVLGIVPDQRDLDTLWQAATARIDEPSVVALSAGLGPAARYRRWLAALRGTARLVIGTRSAVFAPLSDLGLVMVWADGDDSLAEPRAPYPHAREVAMLRAHQARCAALIGGYARTAEAHALVRSGWAHDIVAARPVVRARSPRVVALDDSGYAEERDPAARTARLPSIALRAARSALAAAAPVLVQVPRRGYVPSLACGRCRAITRCRHCTGPLSLQERGGPGAVCRWCGRAEPALRCARCGSDAVRAVVIGARRTAEELGRAFPGTAVITSSGDAVVPEVATRPALVVATPGAEPRASGGYGAALLLDTWALLGRQDLRAAEDALWRWMAAAALVRSRADGGVVMVVAESSIPTVQSLVRWDPVGHAEAELTARSEVGLPPSVHIAALDGTAEAVMALLDQAGLPDPERFQAELLGPVELPPGVRRPAGIPAGAPVTRMLVRVRREHGLELAACLRRAVSVLSARQTHEPVRVQIDPLHIG, from the coding sequence ATGTCTCGCGGCTCGGACGGTACCCCCATCCAGGTCGAGCCGATCGCTCGAATCCTACCGATGCTGTCGGTACCGCACCTGGATCGCGAGTTCGACTATTTGGTGTCCGCCGAGCAGTCCGACGACGCCCAGCCGGGGGTGCGGGTGCGGGTGCGGTTTCATGGCCGGCTGGTCGACGGGTTCGTGCTGGAGCGCCGCAACGACACCGACCACCAGGGCAAGCTGGGCTGGCTGGATCGGGTGGTGTCGGCCGAACCGGTGCTCACCCCGGAAATCCGCCGGTTGGTCGATGCGGTGGCCGCCCGTTATGCCGGCACCCGGGCCGACGTGTTGCGGCTGGCTATTCCGGCCCGGCACGCGAGGGTGGAACGGGAACCCGGGCTGATCGCCGACCGGCCCGATGTCGACCCGGTCGACCCTGCGGGCTGGCAGGTGTACGGCCGCGGCGGCCAGTTCCTGGCCGCGCTCGCCCAGGCTCGGGCCGCCCGCGCGGTCTGGCAGGTGTTGCCGGGGGAGCGGTGGGCGGATCGCTTCGCCGAGGCCGCCGCGCAGACGGTGCGCGCCGGCCGTGCGGTCCTGGGGATAGTGCCTGATCAGCGCGATCTGGACACGTTGTGGCAGGCCGCGACGGCCCGGATCGACGAGCCCAGCGTGGTGGCTCTGTCGGCCGGCCTGGGACCGGCCGCCCGCTACCGCAGGTGGCTGGCCGCGTTACGCGGCACCGCGCGGCTGGTGATCGGCACCCGGAGCGCGGTGTTCGCGCCGCTGAGCGATCTGGGTCTGGTCATGGTCTGGGCTGACGGCGACGACAGCCTGGCCGAGCCGCGGGCACCTTATCCCCATGCTCGGGAAGTGGCGATGCTGCGTGCCCATCAGGCCCGGTGCGCGGCGCTGATCGGCGGCTACGCGCGAACCGCCGAAGCCCACGCGCTGGTGCGCAGCGGCTGGGCCCACGACATCGTCGCGGCCCGGCCGGTGGTGCGGGCGCGCAGCCCGCGCGTCGTCGCCCTCGATGACAGCGGGTACGCCGAGGAACGCGACCCGGCCGCTCGCACCGCCCGGCTGCCATCCATTGCTCTGCGCGCCGCCCGTTCGGCACTGGCGGCCGCAGCGCCGGTCCTCGTTCAGGTGCCCCGCCGCGGCTATGTGCCGTCACTGGCCTGCGGGCGTTGCCGGGCGATCACCCGCTGCCGGCACTGCACCGGTCCGTTGTCGCTGCAGGAGCGCGGCGGGCCGGGCGCGGTGTGCCGCTGGTGCGGTCGCGCCGAGCCGGCGCTGCGCTGCGCGCGTTGCGGATCGGATGCGGTGCGTGCCGTGGTAATCGGTGCCCGGCGCACCGCCGAGGAGCTCGGCCGGGCCTTCCCGGGAACGGCGGTGATCACCTCGTCGGGCGATGCGGTCGTCCCCGAGGTGGCAACCCGCCCGGCATTGGTGGTCGCGACCCCGGGGGCCGAACCCCGGGCGTCCGGCGGGTACGGCGCGGCGCTGCTGCTGGATACCTGGGCGCTGCTGGGGCGACAGGATCTGCGCGCGGCCGAGGACGCGCTGTGGCGCTGGATGGCGGCGGCGGCGCTGGTGCGTTCGCGGGCTGACGGCGGTGTGGTGATGGTGGTCGCCGAATCATCCATCCCGACCGTGCAATCCCTGGTTCGCTGGGACCCGGTGGGCCACGCCGAGGCCGAGCTGACGGCCCGCAGCGAAGTGGGGCTGCCACCGAGCGTGCACATCGCCGCTCTCGACGGCACCGCCGAGGCGGTCATGGCCTTGCTTGACCAGGCCGGGCTGCCCGACCCCGAACGCTTCCAAGCCGAGTTGCTCGGCCCCGTCGAGCTGCCGCCCGGCGTGCGCCGACCGGCCGGCATCCCCGCCGGAGCACCCGTAACCAGGATGCTGGTGCGAGTTCGCCGCGAGCACGGCCTGGAACTGGCAGCCTGTCTGCGCCGCGCGGTCTCGGTGCTCAGCGCCCGTCAAACCCATGAGCCGGTGCGGGTGCAGATCGACCCGCTGCATATCGGTTAG
- the ribD gene encoding bifunctional diaminohydroxyphosphoribosylaminopyrimidine deaminase/5-amino-6-(5-phosphoribosylamino)uracil reductase RibD, which translates to MTVEQVKSIEDAMRLAIDQSYLVKGSTYPNPPVGAVIVDTEGRVVGVGGTQPTGGDHAEVVALRRAGGLAAGAIAVVTMEPCNHYGKTPPCVNALIEARVGTVIYGVADPNGIAGGGAGRLSAAGVQVRSGVLADHVAAGPLREWLHKQRTGLPHVTWKYATSVDGRSAAADGSSQWISSEAARADLHRRRAIADAIVVGTGTVLADDPALTARLPDGSLAPKQPLRVVVGTRDIPPEAKVLNDDARTMVLRTHEPVEVLRALLDYTDVLLEGGPTVAGAFLRCGAISRILAYVAPILLGGPVTAVDDVGVSSIAHALRWQFDSVEKVGPDLLLSLIPR; encoded by the coding sequence ATGACTGTCGAGCAGGTCAAGAGCATCGAGGACGCCATGCGCCTCGCCATCGACCAGTCCTACCTGGTCAAGGGCTCGACGTATCCGAACCCCCCCGTCGGGGCGGTGATTGTGGACACCGAGGGCCGGGTCGTCGGCGTCGGCGGTACCCAGCCCACCGGCGGCGACCACGCCGAGGTGGTAGCCCTGCGCCGGGCCGGCGGTTTGGCCGCCGGCGCCATCGCGGTGGTCACCATGGAGCCCTGCAACCACTACGGCAAGACTCCGCCATGCGTGAACGCACTGATCGAAGCCAGGGTGGGCACGGTGATCTATGGCGTAGCCGACCCCAACGGAATCGCGGGGGGCGGTGCCGGGCGGCTGTCGGCAGCGGGCGTGCAAGTGCGCTCCGGGGTGCTGGCCGACCACGTGGCGGCCGGGCCGCTGCGCGAGTGGCTGCACAAGCAACGCACCGGGCTACCGCACGTGACGTGGAAGTACGCCACCAGCGTGGACGGCCGCAGCGCTGCCGCCGACGGCTCCAGCCAGTGGATTTCCAGCGAGGCCGCCCGCGCCGACCTGCATCGCCGGCGCGCGATCGCCGACGCGATCGTGGTCGGCACCGGCACTGTTCTGGCCGACGACCCGGCCCTGACCGCCCGCCTGCCGGACGGGTCTCTGGCACCGAAACAGCCGCTGCGGGTGGTGGTGGGCACCCGTGACATTCCGCCGGAGGCAAAGGTTCTCAACGACGACGCACGGACCATGGTGCTTCGTACCCACGAGCCCGTGGAGGTGCTCAGGGCGCTGTTGGACTACACCGACGTCCTGCTGGAAGGCGGTCCCACGGTCGCCGGGGCTTTCTTGCGGTGCGGGGCGATCAGCCGCATCCTGGCCTATGTCGCGCCCATCCTGCTGGGCGGCCCGGTGACCGCGGTCGACGATGTGGGGGTGTCCAGCATCGCGCACGCGCTGCGCTGGCAATTCGACAGCGTCGAGAAGGTGGGACCGGATCTGCTGCTCAGCCTGATACCGCGTTAG
- a CDS encoding helix-turn-helix transcriptional regulator has protein sequence MEHVQAEVSHGVYATRVLCEVANEHGVPTSDVLAGTAIRQTDLDDPDAVISAGDEILAVRRLLARLPEHAGIGVDVGSRFTLTHFGLFGFAVMSCATLRELFSIAMRYFALTMLHIDVRLFETAGDCLLELDAGHLPPDVRRFFIERDIAGILATTTSFALPVAAKYAEQVSAEVAVDERLLRPLLELVPIHHVAFGRAHNRLHFPRAMFDEPLPQADRHTLEMCMAQCDVLMQRNEQRRGITALVRTKLFRDPGLFPTLPDIAAEVGLHPRTLRRRLAEEGTSFRALLNEARSTVAVDLLCNVGLTTEEVSRRLGYTEVSTFSHAFKRWYGVAPSAYPQRN, from the coding sequence ATGGAACACGTGCAAGCCGAGGTGAGCCACGGGGTCTATGCGACCCGGGTGCTGTGCGAGGTGGCCAACGAGCACGGGGTGCCCACCAGCGATGTGCTTGCCGGCACCGCGATCCGGCAGACGGATCTCGATGATCCCGATGCCGTCATCAGTGCCGGCGACGAGATCCTTGCCGTCCGCCGATTGCTGGCCCGGTTGCCGGAGCATGCCGGCATCGGGGTCGACGTGGGCAGCCGGTTCACGCTCACCCACTTTGGACTGTTCGGTTTTGCGGTGATGTCTTGTGCCACCTTGCGCGAACTCTTCAGCATCGCGATGCGCTACTTCGCGCTGACGATGTTGCACATCGACGTCCGGTTGTTCGAAACGGCCGGAGACTGTTTGCTCGAGCTGGACGCCGGTCACTTGCCGCCCGACGTGCGGCGGTTTTTCATCGAACGTGACATTGCCGGAATCCTGGCCACTACAACGAGTTTCGCGCTGCCGGTGGCGGCGAAGTATGCCGAGCAGGTGTCGGCGGAGGTGGCCGTCGACGAGCGGTTGCTGCGGCCGCTGCTCGAACTGGTGCCGATTCATCACGTCGCGTTCGGCCGGGCCCACAACAGGTTGCACTTTCCGCGTGCCATGTTCGATGAGCCGTTGCCGCAAGCAGATCGGCACACCCTGGAAATGTGTATGGCGCAGTGCGACGTGCTGATGCAGCGCAATGAGCAACGCCGAGGCATCACTGCGCTGGTGCGCACCAAGCTGTTTCGTGATCCCGGACTGTTTCCGACGCTACCCGACATCGCGGCCGAGGTCGGCCTGCATCCGCGCACACTGCGGCGCCGGCTTGCCGAGGAAGGCACGTCTTTTCGCGCCTTGCTGAACGAGGCGCGGTCCACCGTGGCCGTCGACTTGTTGTGCAATGTCGGCCTCACCACCGAAGAGGTGTCCAGGCGGCTGGGCTATACCGAGGTCTCGACGTTCTCGCACGCCTTCAAACGGTGGTACGGCGTGGCACCCAGCGCGTATCCACAGCGAAACTAG
- a CDS encoding alpha/beta hydrolase, whose protein sequence is MPSLDQTADERPALDPILLKVLDAVPFRLSTDDGIDAMRQRMRDLPRRPVYPELRIEDRSIDGPGGGIGIRIYWPPSDSAQGSAPPVVLYFHGGGFVMGDLDTHDGTCRHHAVGAGAVIVSVDYRLAPEHPYPAAVEDAWAATLWVAEQGAGIGADSTRLAVAGDSAGGTIAAVMAQQARDNAGPNLAFQLLWYPSTMWDQSLPSFKENATAQILDAKAVAAFSRWYAGGIDLSDPPAGMAPGRAENLAGLPPAYIGVAGYDPLRDDGIRYGELLSAAGVPVEVHNAETMVHGYVGYAGVVPAATAAMDRGLTALREALHG, encoded by the coding sequence ATGCCCAGCTTGGACCAGACCGCCGACGAACGACCAGCTCTCGACCCCATCCTGCTGAAGGTACTGGATGCGGTTCCCTTTCGGCTATCGACCGACGACGGAATCGACGCCATGCGCCAGCGGATGCGTGACTTGCCACGCCGGCCGGTATACCCCGAGTTGCGTATCGAAGACCGGTCAATCGACGGGCCAGGCGGCGGCATCGGTATCCGGATCTATTGGCCGCCAAGCGATTCCGCTCAAGGCAGTGCCCCGCCGGTGGTGCTGTACTTCCACGGCGGCGGCTTCGTCATGGGCGATCTCGACACCCACGACGGCACCTGCCGTCACCATGCCGTGGGCGCCGGCGCGGTGATCGTGTCGGTTGACTACCGGCTGGCCCCCGAGCATCCCTATCCCGCAGCCGTCGAAGACGCTTGGGCCGCAACGCTATGGGTTGCCGAACAGGGTGCCGGCATCGGCGCCGACAGCACCCGGCTGGCCGTCGCCGGGGATTCGGCTGGCGGCACCATCGCCGCGGTGATGGCCCAGCAAGCCCGTGACAATGCCGGACCGAACCTGGCATTCCAGCTGTTGTGGTACCCCTCCACGATGTGGGATCAGTCCCTGCCGTCGTTCAAAGAGAACGCCACCGCTCAGATCCTGGACGCCAAGGCGGTGGCCGCGTTCTCCCGTTGGTACGCAGGCGGAATCGACTTGTCCGACCCGCCGGCGGGAATGGCGCCGGGCCGGGCGGAGAACCTGGCCGGCCTGCCGCCGGCCTACATCGGGGTCGCCGGATACGACCCGCTGCGCGACGACGGAATCCGCTATGGCGAGCTGCTGAGCGCCGCCGGCGTGCCCGTCGAGGTGCACAACGCCGAGACGATGGTGCACGGCTACGTCGGCTACGCCGGTGTGGTACCGGCAGCCACCGCCGCGATGGATCGCGGGCTGACGGCGTTGCGCGAGGCGCTGCACGGGTAG